ATCGaaatatggaagtttccatatttttcgtGATTTGCCTATAATATGTAATGTACGTATATCAGAGCGCTGAAGAGAGGGTGGGAGGTTTATTCTTCGTTACGCATTTGATAACGTAAAAGACAGAAAAGGTTATGACACATATAAAAAAGAAGGTAGTTCACAGAGTCGAGGTTAGAAGTTGTAATAAAGCTTTAAGTAGACTAAAGATATCTTGTTAGAATATTACCTGACGAAATCTAGCTAGGATAGAATATTGAAGAAAGTTTTGTTTGTATTCTCTACCTAGGATAAATCCGTGTGTAATACTTACTATCTGATTTCTAGACTAAGTAGATGGCTAGAATGAATATTAGATCTGTgctagaatataaaataaaacatgattccactatttttaaaaataaaatttaaacatataaatagtcaTACTAATGTTTCCAATGgcttacatatttttttatatttttaaaacttattttactattttttccatTACAGAAGGGTAAAACATGTCCAAAATGACCAAAACTATCAAAAATCCTATTTAGACAAACAAAAGTTGAAGGTGTCtctttttcccaattttctctattaaaaattatcttGCAAAATAAGCTTATTTCActtcatgttttttttcaaacgtATTTCACTTGATATTTTATAGTACagtttaatttcatttaatattttatagtacattttaatttcatttaatattttatagcaAAATGAACGATAAAAAAAAGCTTATTTCATTTACTCAAAATTTTACTGTACAGTTTAATTTGAGTACATCTGATCTGTCAAATCGATGCGTCATGGATCGATGATGGCACGGTCAGTGTATTAGGGTGATTCTACAAGGATCCAATAGGAGTCTAAAGATTTGGATTACAAGAATGCCGGAAAAGCCTATCAGCCCTCCATGCAGAGATGGAAGGACTCATATAGACGATGTCTTGTTTACGAGAGTTACATTGATGCACCGGGGTCCAAATGGAGACGGATTTCTCTGACCTGGTGAACATGATTGCAAACCCTTCCGACTGACTGGCCTTTGCCTCTGAGCTAGTTTCATTCTGACTTCTAAGAGACGGTTTTTCGGAACTCAGCATCACCCGCATACCCATAACTAGGAATTTGTGTGCAGATTCTCTTGCTAAGGAGGGGAGATGTAGCAGTACTCTTTTTTCTCATATAGATCAGACTCAGCCGGATAGAACGTCTCTTCGGAACGATTCAGACCCGCCTACCACTTGATATTAGAAAATAGGCGTcataaaaaaaaggtttaattTGGGTAAGATGGTACTATATTTGCTTAATAAGGGACCTGAAAGGGAAGGAGTTTTGGTCTATGTCATTCATGAGAATATGATAGAGAAGTAACACTGAAAACAACATATTtaaatctctctttttttttgaaacaacaattgaaatctctttttttttggtcaacaatTGAAATCTCTTATATCAAATATGTCACTAGTGAAAGtcagtttataactttatagaaaaaaaagaaagaaaataaaagctaCTGGAATTGTTGGTTGAGCTTTGCTATCGATTATTAACTTAGTTATGTCTCTGATTCACGCTAGCCTGTGTGAAGtacctttctttcttctttcacaTGCTAATTGTTCTCTTCGAGAATCAGGATCCTTTACATGATAAGTTCCAAGAAGAGAGAACTGAAGCCcccacccccaccccccccccccccccccccccccccccccccccccccacccccaaCACTCAAGAACCACAAAGTTACAAACCACTAGAGCCTAAACATATTAGTCTCTTTCCACATCATTAAACAAGCAAACAAGCAGTGTTGGAGAAAAAATAAGAGAAGtggttttagaaagaaaaataagttgTTTACTTGCGGTGTGCGAGTATTGTTATAGTGGGGCAAAAGGCTCAGGGAGCAGCTCGAAACCTCCATTATCAAACATAAGTCCATGTTCTGACGACCTATCATCGATGCTATGCAACCAGTTTGTGTTCTTGACGTCTTCTTTCAGCAGCAACGCGTCATACCTTGAGCTCTCATACATGTCCCTGTCGCTCAACTTCCCCATCAGTCTTCTTCCCTCGTTTGCTTCGTTCCCGTTCTCTGCGCTGTTGCTGCTGATTGAATCCGAGTGGCTATTCACTGAACGGATTGGCTGTATCTTGGACGAGGCTTGTCTGATACTCTGAGGGAATAACGTCGTGCTTGATATTGCGCAACCGTTACTCTTCCCGTTTCTTATGTCCTACACACAATCATCAAGATGGGGAGATATTAACAGCATGATAAAAGACTTCAAATTCACAAGAGCAGTTGAGCATAGTTGAGCATATGCTGATGAAGCATTGGCCTATATATAGTtcccaaattttttaaaaaaaattgtaagaaaataaaattatataaatcctTACTAAATAGTTTCCCAAAGTTTTTGAAAAGTTgtctcaaatttgaaaaaaaaaaaattatttaaactttACTAAAATGTTTatactcccccccccccccccaaatctTGGGGGCAGAGACATAGACGTACCATGTGCTTAATGGCCATATCAAGTGAACTTTTTGATAATGACCTTCCAAGCCCGTTGTTATTGTTGTCCATCACAGTTGAAGAAGTCTTCAGTGTTCTCCGTGAAGTTACCTCTGAAACATTTGAAATCCTTCTCGGCTCTGGTGCATCTGTATTATGTTGCTGTCCATTACCACTCAAACGGCCTTTTCCTTGGCTCTCTATGAGTCTTCCTCTAGTCACAACAGGAGATGAGTTCCTTCTAGTCATGGAACCTTTGGGTTCTGGACTTGCCTTTGCTGCAACTGGCCTAGACCTACCAGCTGATATTGGTCTCCCCGGGAGAGTTGTTCTGAGATTAGGTGGTGCATCAAGAGAGAAGTCTGGTAGCACAATTGGCTGTTGTgtgttggtggtggtggtggttcgaACTCTAGGTTGTCCAGGAGAGCTTGGCCTAGACAGTGAAGGTGCGGTACGACCATTTGTTGCTGGGGCGGATGTGTTTCGACGCGTAGGGGTTGAAGGACGAGAGTTTGGTCTGGAAGAAACTATGTTTGGTGAGTTTGACTGTGTTCTAGAAGTTGGAGTAGATGGTCTTGAGCCTAGGGAGGGTCTGGCCTTGTCCAGAGATGAAGTGGATGACACTGGACGGATTCTGGATGGAGTTGAGGCACGTGAGAGGGAAGTAGTACGAGTGGGAGTGGGAGTTCTAGCTGAAGATGAGGAACGGGAGCTAGGGGATGATGGTCTGATGTAGGATGAGACTGAAGCTGAGCTAGTGTTCAGGATGGATGATGGTGAACGGCCTGAGTTAGAAATGGATGGGCGAGTCAGTGAGCTACTTCTAGCAGGACGTGAGGGGTGGTAACTGGTCTCTGACTGTGAAACCGAAAGCTgtaaaaggaaaaaagagagagtatACTCTTATAtgatgaataaggtaatgtagTTTCTATTTCAAGAAAGTAGAACTCATGAAGAAACTTTTTGAGGTTCTAGAAGAAAACTTATAGGGCTTGGCTCATACCCTTGATGTCTTTGAAGCAGAACTAGCTCTAGCGGAAGATGTAACCTTTGGAGGTGCCAAAGATGAATGAGAATCGTTCCCAAGAGGTGTTCCAGGAGGAGTAAGAAGCCTAGAGAAAAAATGAATGTACCAATAAGATTTTTAACACTCACAAAAGcaaaaacaagagaaaaaaccagtgttctaaaaattggtGTAGACGACACAATTCATGCATAAATGAAACGATTTCTCTTaaccaattttttaaataatcgaTCTAGACGGTCAAAAAAATCGGTCTAGTCATCCGCTTAACCAATAATCCCTTATAAAACGTTTAGTTATCGCCTATCGATTTATCCAACATCGGAAAAAATCAACACTCAGGTAACCAACATATCAGCATACACTGTGGAAAAtccacaaataaaataatcattgGATCATTTTATTTTGGGAAGACACTGACTAGAGATTGGGAAGATGAAACTTACCAGTCATAATCATTTTTGCCTACTTCAGCTGAAGACAAGAGATCATCACCACCTTTGCCTTTAGGAGTTGGTTTGGATCCGACAGAGAGCCTCCCGAGTTTCGCAGAAACtggaattaaaaacaaaacgcAGAGATAGTGTTAAACAAGATCCAACAGTTTCTCATTGGTCCGAAAgtatgtaattaaaaaaaaaaaaaaagacagggCTGTCTCTTCAAATCACTGTAATAGAGATCGAATCTAGGAGACGAAGACAGTTCGAAACTAACATcgttttctgtttttatttggagattatattttttgaaattcgaaGTTTCTAAAAAAGGAAAGGTGAATCTGAAACGAACCATCGGGTAAATGGTCGGAGGAAGACAAGGGGAAAGAGCGACGGATCTTAGAGAAGAGATCAAGATTCTCATCGGAATCTCTAGAGAAGCAACCGTTTTGAGAATTGCCTCTGCGAAACTGTGAGATCGCCGCCGGAGTATTCCTCCCACCGCTAACAGACTCTCTGAGATTCCTGTTCATTGTTGCTTACAGGCTACGCCATTTGTAGATAGGAAAGAGGAGATTCAGATCTGAAGAGACAAGAAAGGCAATGTGTAGGAGAATATGAATGTGTCACTTCGAAGTTGTTGAGAGATGATTGAACTAATATCTAATGGTATCACGCTGCATGTTCATCTTTCATCAATCATGCGctctcctttaaaaaaaaaattctttttaaattaatttaagagGCGGACAAAGAAAGGAAGTTTCCTAATGAATGTGTATTGAGTTAGACCCCCACGTGGTGTTTCTTCTTGGATCACTACTCAACTAGAGTAAATATACCAGGTGGGTTTCCAACTAATTTGTTATTACAGGTCATGTAGTTAAGGTTTTCAGTTTTCACAGTAACTAACATTTAGATTAGAATATTACAGTTTACCAAATATTCATTAACCTATCACTTTTGATTTATTAACAAACCAAAAccagtttttttaatatataattggttcttcttcttctttctctcttacaaatacaattaaaaatatttgttgctAATATGGTAACCCATAACTGACTAACCAACACATCTTATTGATTATGTTTTTAGAGCACTAGTACATTTTTCCTTTACCTCATTTGGAGGGTTAATAAAAACTAATGGCATGAAATTGTGAAGAATTTGGAAAAAGTAAAATGTGAAGAATCGTTTTTTTCTTATAGGAATTCTACAAAACATATGAAAGACTCATATCTTATAtgtataaatgttttgtttttatatatctagattttagtcatataataaaataaaattatactctctccgtttcataatagatgatgttttagaagatttttgttgtttcaaaatagatgatgttttaatatttttatgttattttttaactttattaaaaattgtataacCAATTAGATGTTTAGACGTTGTAATTATTTCTGTAATTGGTcgaatgatttttaaattatattttttaaaccatttttaagaaaaaaataatttttttaatttttgtgcaTCAAGGAATAACATTATGTATTGTGAAATAGAAGgagtaataatataaatatatgagatACCCAATCGAAAAACTCTCTCtaatactttatttatttattttatgatagAGACGGCCTGGACCCAACCCAACCCACAGTTATACCCCTCTGTTTTCTATAGGCTGAAAACGATACCTCATTGGTTCTATTATGGGTCTACTCCACACTCTATCCGGGCCAGTACACCACCCTCTACATGTGACTCTGTCTCTTTCTCTGTAGATATAGCAACCTTGACGTTTCACACTACTAACGCCTTGTCAATTGtcatcatcaccaccatcatcatttCTACTACCTCTTTCGACTTGTCTTTCTCTCCGAAACCGACCTCGATTTCCGGTTAACCTTCTGCCGGTTTTCACCACCGAATATCCCAATTTTCCCAATCCCTTTAGACAATGACGTCAAGAACGTTCCACCGTTATTACCAGACCTCTCCATCATTCCCTCTTTCATCAACGTTTGCTCCTTCTCCAACTCGCTAACTCTCACTCTCATCCTCGCTATCTCCAGCTTCAACTCTCTGTTCTCTCTCCTCAGCGATGCGTAGTTGTCTCTTGGAGAAACCGCTCGGTTCAGAACTCCCGAAGACAAATCTAGTACACCTTCATCTGAGTCTCCCGACAGAGCTTTCTTCAGTCGCAGCTGTTCTGAATAGAGAGCACGTACCACCATCTGCACAGGAAGACGGTCGTTTTGCGCCATGTGGTTGCTTGCGTCCTGTGAAAGCTTGTTGCAGTCTATGAACTTGCATAGACTCTTGcgttcttcttccgtcattaaTGGATGAGCCTAATGATATcatatttgattattattaGTCTAATAATCACatgttttcataatataaaaaattgagtGATTCGTATTCATGCATGtcagtataaatatattacaaaacAACTTTTTATCTATACATTTAagtatatgtataaaattttgaCCTATTCATTTATGAGAAAATTTATGACAAATCTAACACAAACagataaaaactcaaaaataacattatttaaatgattaaattactctaaattttaaattcttacCCTAATTCCAATTAAACTCgaatataaagtaaaattgtatttttaatttttaaatgatgttATTTTGGAATTTTTACCATTGTGCTATAACCAAAATAAGAAGATATTTTATTGCTATCATaatctatttttcatttatttatttatttattttgatgtaTCTTGAGTTGCAGTTATTCTTATTCAGTTACAACTATTATGagttttaaatatgtaaaaaacaaattaattttgtttattgtaTTATATAGATACTTACCTTGAGATACACGTCAATGGCTCTGTAGATCCCATCATCTACGATCCGTGCGTAATCAGGTAACCTCTCTATAATAGCTGTGAACTTCTGTAGACTCAGGTACGGATCAGGTGCGATCTCAGCCAAGTACGCATCCATGATCCTTCCCACTTTCAGCAACGAACCATGGTAATGACCAGTGGAGTCTGAATCACAACCActctcctcatcttcttcatcaacccTCTCAAGAAAACACGCGAGTATCCTATGCACAGTGTCCACATCATACATGGACTCTTCCCTTCCGACAGAAGGTATAAGCAGATCATCGAGAGACACGCTCTCTAACTGCTGTCCAATTCTACGTTCTAACTCAAGCCTGTAAGAGATCTCTATACCTAATGTGATTCCAATCTTTAACATCCCAAGGAGGAAGCTGAGAGGGATGATTGATCCTCTCTCGTCACACGGAAAAAGGGTTACAATAGCTTCAACAATCTCCCTCTGCCCCTGACAGTTGCGGTCGACAATAACACCTTTTAGTGATTCTTGAGAGTAATGCATCAGAGAAGCAACGATGCTCTCGGACCGGACACCTGTTCTCGCCATCACAGACACAACTCTTGTGTAGTAATCAATGCCGAGAGCAGAGAGCTGTTCGATCCACCACGCGAGACAGTCTCTTCCCTTGAGCTCCTCTGATAAATTCGATACTAACTGCTCCCTGCAAGCGTTCATGGCGATAGCTTCCACGCACCTGTCGGGAATCTTGAACTTTTCGGACAGTTCTTGCCTCTCGCACGAGGTTAACACTTGAACTGATTTCTTTAAGTTGCGGAAAGCTGTCTTGTCGAGGTAACTCTCGGTTTGAGAGATGAGATTGTCTTCTTTGTAGTCTTCAGTCATCTCTAGGTAACCTGCTGCGCAGCGGAGGTCGACCACGTTGGAGGGTGTGATCTCTAAGTTGATGCCGTAGCAGAACTTCATGGCGAGTTCGAAAGTTAGAGGTCCACCGGGGAAGTCTCTGAGCTCAATACTGGAAGAAGAGTCCTTGAGATCTCTCAttatctttctcatcttcccaCACCGAGCTACTAGTGGAAACTgcaatattagaaaaaaaaactatttattatgaCTGACCAGAAGCTAAATATGATATTGTTAGTTTTGAatctaatatttgtttaaatatttttttcccaaAAACTTCATCCAAATAGAATTGGACAAGATGTGTATTAGTTTTCTTTACTCTAATATCCGATGTGGAACTTGGATATAGTCTATCTATTAATTTTGACATTTTTAATGGTTTTGTGGTAAACCTCCAACGGTTGACGAGAACGGCTATTGGTAATTAAGGATGGTAGACAGGGGCCTGCCTGAGATATTGGAAGCCAAAAGCAATTTAGTAAAggtttttttaaaacatgttttttacaaatttgaggGTTTTTCtccatgtaattttttttaaaaagtttgggGCTTTATGCCAATGTTTCACTTTGATATGCTCAGGACCACCCTGATGAGCTAATAAGTCGAATGCTCCGGATCAGGTGGTTGATGTGAAGCGAACtctgttatattttgatttagatCATTTTGGTTGAACACAGAAGTTGTAATCAACATTGATGCCCTTTTGggatttttaaatcaatatatatatatatattttttaacatttttaatgtgAAAAATATGTTGTTGAATAAGCTTGTGTGCACTCACTAACCTTGTGGAGTAGAAAAGACTCTCCATCAACAACAACGGTGATGTCTCCGGCAACATCAGAGAATATACTGCAGGTTTCACATAATCAAAATCAAACTGTTCGTTGATATGAGCAAAATGAATAGAGTAGAGCTAAAGAGAGACGACAAGACTTGGGATGTAGAGATGGGACGAACCAGGTGGAGAAGGTGGGAGGAGGAACAGAGGAACGACTGTTACATGAAGTAGAGCTTGTCGAGGAAGAAGATTGAGACAAAGGTCTGTTTGAAATACCAGCCATCTTGAACCACACTGACTTGTTCTTCAGATCGCGTTGAGACTCGTTGCAACGAAAACAATACTGTCTTCGGGGGTTTAGAGACAAGTCTTTTATCTCTATGATTTTTGCTTTGTTTGTAGACACAGACGCTGTTGCAATCTTGATAAGTAAAGAAAGTATCAGAGAATAAAGATTCTCGAGTGATGCGAAGGAGAAAGCCTTTATTTAGAAAAAGACATAAAAGGAAATAGTTCTGATCATCTTTGATTTTGAAATGTAAATACT
The window above is part of the Brassica napus cultivar Da-Ae chromosome C3, Da-Ae, whole genome shotgun sequence genome. Proteins encoded here:
- the LOC106353004 gene encoding sialidase: MNRNLRESVSGGRNTPAAISQFRRGNSQNGCFSRDSDENLDLFSKIRRSFPLSSSDHLPDVSAKLGRLSVGSKPTPKGKGGDDLLSSAEVGKNDYDWLLTPPGTPLGNDSHSSLAPPKVTSSARASSASKTSRLSVSQSETSYHPSRPARSSSLTRPSISNSGRSPSSILNTSSASVSSYIRPSSPSSRSSSSARTPTPTRTTSLSRASTPSRIRPVSSTSSLDKARPSLGSRPSTPTSRTQSNSPNIVSSRPNSRPSTPTRRNTSAPATNGRTAPSLSRPSSPGQPRVRTTTTTNTQQPIVLPDFSLDAPPNLRTTLPGRPISAGRSRPVAAKASPEPKGSMTRRNSSPVVTRGRLIESQGKGRLSGNGQQHNTDAPEPRRISNVSEVTSRRTLKTSSTVMDNNNNGLGRSLSKSSLDMAIKHMDIRNGKSNGCAISSTTLFPQSIRQASSKIQPIRSVNSHSDSISSNSAENGNEANEGRRLMGKLSDRDMYESSRYDALLLKEDVKNTNWLHSIDDRSSEHGLMFDNGGFELLPEPFAPL
- the LOC106353003 gene encoding putative BTB/POZ domain-containing protein At3g08660, coding for MAGISNRPLSQSSSSTSSTSCNSRSSVPPPTFSTCIFSDVAGDITVVVDGESFLLHKFPLVARCGKMRKIMRDLKDSSSSIELRDFPGGPLTFELAMKFCYGINLEITPSNVVDLRCAAGYLEMTEDYKEDNLISQTESYLDKTAFRNLKKSVQVLTSCERQELSEKFKIPDRCVEAIAMNACREQLVSNLSEELKGRDCLAWWIEQLSALGIDYYTRVVSVMARTGVRSESIVASLMHYSQESLKGVIVDRNCQGQREIVEAIVTLFPCDERGSIIPLSFLLGMLKIGITLGIEISYRLELERRIGQQLESVSLDDLLIPSVGREESMYDVDTVHRILACFLERVDEEDEESGCDSDSTGHYHGSLLKVGRIMDAYLAEIAPDPYLSLQKFTAIIERLPDYARIVDDGIYRAIDVYLKAHPLMTEEERKSLCKFIDCNKLSQDASNHMAQNDRLPVQMVVRALYSEQLRLKKALSGDSDEGVLDLSSGVLNRAVSPRDNYASLRRENRELKLEIARMRVRVSELEKEQTLMKEGMMERSGNNGGTFLTSLSKGIGKIGIFGGENRQKVNRKSRSVSERKTSRKR